In methanogenic archaeon ISO4-H5, the following are encoded in one genomic region:
- a CDS encoding transposase IS605 OrfB family — MPYRTVKIQLFPKPEQEKKLLLTLHACRATYNDLNGYCRDCIDRYSEWRESMGVEESEDASLYETDTNPRPRFPSEFELTTLAGEFREINLWRREAYSAAVWEVGHRIHRAYQRWFDSLVDDPSAGKPRFRTDGRYDSFTYTEYNQYRLDTQGLFKGKKPRMFLGGVGWVRSSDNGIIKRVPTDCMKQAVISRKKMGKSNKWYITIFCECLEIPDNRTWYMDAETPDPVGLDLGARRVATLTDGTVVENHRTMRKNEKKLARIQRKISKTEKGSEERRKYLGHMNHLLKRIGDSKNDLLQKATRSIVQNRTKIFVEDLSVKKLIELQDNKESRKLFRDASAGTFMRLLRYKGEETGSEIVAVNPAYTSRICTKCGKLNKPFSEETFRCRFCGFTKHRDDNACVNVLRRGMGFDILGKSSIAGITEAEAEVRKNVTGV, encoded by the coding sequence ATGCCGTATCGTACCGTGAAGATCCAACTCTTCCCTAAACCCGAACAGGAGAAGAAGCTCTTACTGACCCTGCATGCCTGCAGGGCCACCTACAACGATCTCAACGGGTACTGCAGAGACTGCATCGACAGGTACAGTGAATGGCGCGAGAGTATGGGCGTTGAGGAAAGTGAAGATGCATCACTATACGAAACGGATACCAACCCCCGTCCGAGATTCCCGTCGGAGTTCGAATTGACCACATTGGCAGGCGAGTTCAGGGAGATCAATCTCTGGAGGAGAGAGGCATACAGCGCAGCTGTGTGGGAGGTCGGACACAGGATACACAGGGCATACCAGCGTTGGTTCGATTCTCTGGTCGATGATCCTTCCGCAGGAAAACCCAGATTCAGAACTGACGGGAGATACGACTCGTTCACATATACAGAGTACAATCAATATCGCCTGGATACCCAAGGATTATTCAAGGGAAAGAAGCCCCGTATGTTCCTCGGAGGCGTAGGCTGGGTCAGATCCTCTGACAACGGTATCATCAAGAGAGTTCCCACTGATTGCATGAAACAGGCCGTCATCTCCAGGAAGAAGATGGGTAAGAGCAACAAATGGTACATCACGATTTTCTGCGAATGTCTCGAGATACCCGACAATCGTACCTGGTACATGGATGCAGAAACTCCCGATCCCGTAGGACTGGATCTCGGAGCAAGGAGAGTGGCCACACTCACCGACGGTACGGTGGTGGAGAACCACCGTACCATGAGGAAGAATGAGAAGAAACTTGCCAGAATCCAACGCAAGATATCGAAGACGGAGAAGGGTTCGGAGGAACGCAGGAAATATCTGGGTCATATGAATCATCTCCTGAAGAGGATTGGAGACAGCAAGAATGATCTTCTGCAGAAAGCAACCAGATCGATTGTTCAGAATCGCACGAAAATCTTCGTGGAGGATCTTTCTGTAAAGAAACTGATTGAATTACAGGACAACAAAGAATCAAGGAAACTGTTCCGCGATGCGAGCGCGGGGACGTTCATGAGACTGCTCAGATACAAGGGGGAGGAAACCGGGTCTGAGATAGTCGCAGTGAATCCCGCCTACACGAGCAGGATCTGCACCAAATGCGGAAAACTGAACAAACCGTTCAGCGAAGAGACCTTCCGTTGCAGATTCTGCGGTTTCACTAAACACCGTGACGACAACGCATGCGTGAACGTACTTAGACGCGGGATGGGGTTCGACATCCTCGGCAAGTCATCAATTGCCGGAATTACCGAGGCGGAAGCCGAAGTGCGAAAAAATGTGACGGGTGTGTGA
- a CDS encoding Citrate synthase gltA has translation MHEYDQYILDKAAKCCSNGEFDRSLYDKYDVKMGLRDRDGKGVVAGLTNISRVTGFETVDGKVIPCRGKLIYRGYSVEDLISAQGNEKGLFEKCAYLLLFNEIPSEEELATFSRYLNKQMSLPANFVKDVILRENGSDLMNTMSRCVMNMAMYDHHITDMSPAKALRNCMKLIATMPLFAVYGYQAYNHFDMGGNLHIVKPKADLTVAENILRMLRPGKGYTELEALVLDRLLVLHLEHGGGNNSTFTARVVSSAGSDTYAVIVAALMSLKGPKHGGANLKVSYMADDIRAHVKHPNDPDKLAAYLEKIVNKEVFDKKGLVYGMGHAVYTESDPRAEVLRTLAEKLAEANGRSADYQMYRNIELLAPDIIRKKHTAGAICANVDLYSGFIYELLGIPKDLYTPMFAVARTVGWCAHHMEEIISSNKIIRPAYVSVVKKIEMD, from the coding sequence ATGCACGAGTACGACCAGTATATCCTCGACAAAGCAGCCAAATGCTGCAGCAATGGGGAGTTCGACCGTTCGCTCTACGACAAGTACGATGTCAAGATGGGTCTTAGGGACCGTGACGGAAAAGGAGTAGTGGCGGGACTCACCAACATCTCACGTGTGACCGGATTCGAGACGGTGGACGGGAAGGTGATCCCTTGCAGGGGAAAGCTGATCTACCGCGGATATTCGGTGGAGGATCTCATCTCCGCTCAAGGGAATGAGAAAGGCCTCTTCGAGAAATGTGCTTATCTCCTTCTTTTCAACGAGATACCCTCGGAGGAGGAACTTGCCACCTTCAGCAGATATCTCAACAAACAGATGTCCCTGCCTGCGAACTTCGTCAAGGACGTCATCCTTCGCGAAAACGGCAGCGACCTCATGAACACCATGTCCCGCTGCGTGATGAACATGGCCATGTACGACCACCACATCACGGACATGTCGCCCGCCAAAGCACTCAGGAACTGCATGAAGCTCATCGCCACAATGCCCCTGTTCGCCGTATACGGGTATCAGGCCTACAACCACTTCGACATGGGCGGCAACCTGCACATCGTGAAACCGAAAGCGGATCTCACAGTAGCGGAGAACATACTTCGCATGCTCCGTCCCGGGAAAGGGTACACGGAGCTCGAGGCTTTGGTTCTCGACAGGCTCCTGGTGCTCCACCTGGAACACGGAGGAGGGAACAACTCCACCTTCACCGCCAGGGTCGTTTCATCTGCAGGTTCTGATACCTATGCAGTCATCGTGGCGGCGCTCATGTCGCTCAAAGGCCCCAAGCACGGAGGCGCCAACCTCAAGGTGTCCTACATGGCCGACGACATCCGCGCCCATGTGAAACATCCCAATGACCCAGACAAACTCGCAGCATATCTTGAGAAGATTGTCAACAAAGAGGTCTTCGACAAGAAGGGACTCGTCTACGGAATGGGTCATGCTGTCTACACCGAGTCGGATCCCCGTGCTGAAGTGCTCCGCACCCTGGCCGAGAAACTGGCTGAGGCCAACGGAAGGAGCGCGGATTACCAGATGTACCGCAACATCGAACTCCTCGCACCCGACATCATCAGGAAGAAGCATACCGCCGGAGCTATCTGTGCCAATGTCGACCTCTACAGCGGATTCATCTACGAACTCCTCGGCATTCCCAAGGACCTCTATACGCCGATGTTCGCCGTCGCCAGGACCGTCGGATGGTGCGCACACCACATGGAAGAGATCATCTCATCCAACAAGATCATCAGGCCCGCATACGTCAGCGTGGTCAAGAAGATTGAGATGGACTGA
- a CDS encoding CoB--CoM heterodisulfide reductase subunit B HdrB2, translating into MVDLETEIEMLRRKCINCGKCTAVCPSLKHGGVDPKEIMVSGEGDVTLCLECGNCSAVCRRTDPYRVMRDLRALVMDKHPPDLFFSDGVILPRMQDPIDPAWDGNDVKVLPGCVVQGRLPYLKYAVRKTCSIFGLTSSELENWTCCLRPASFSELGELGRRPYLSRMSASAKGSRLISLCGGCAEEMSRTGTEIDNIIPFIYEHIDKLPALSKPLKVAMEPGCTGERYRKQMKEILTRMGCEIVNKTDGCCGNKTLPMMDERETECKGADIIVVACPNCQKRYDAYEGGIPVLHLTELISYAAGDFSTLGFHKIRADI; encoded by the coding sequence ATGGTTGACCTCGAGACAGAGATCGAGATGCTCCGCAGGAAATGCATAAACTGCGGAAAATGCACCGCGGTGTGCCCTTCTCTCAAACACGGCGGAGTGGATCCCAAGGAGATCATGGTCTCCGGCGAGGGTGACGTCACCCTCTGTCTCGAGTGCGGTAACTGCTCAGCTGTATGCAGGCGTACCGATCCATACAGAGTGATGAGGGACCTCCGTGCCCTCGTCATGGACAAGCATCCTCCGGACCTCTTCTTCTCCGACGGAGTCATCCTCCCCCGCATGCAGGATCCCATAGACCCAGCATGGGACGGAAACGATGTGAAGGTGCTCCCCGGATGCGTGGTGCAGGGAAGACTTCCTTACCTGAAATATGCGGTCAGGAAAACCTGCTCGATATTCGGACTGACCAGCTCCGAACTGGAGAACTGGACCTGCTGCCTGCGCCCTGCAAGTTTCAGCGAACTCGGGGAACTCGGGAGGAGGCCTTATCTCAGCAGGATGTCGGCCTCGGCCAAAGGCTCCCGTCTGATCTCGCTCTGCGGAGGATGCGCGGAGGAGATGTCCCGCACCGGCACGGAGATTGACAACATAATCCCGTTCATCTACGAACACATCGATAAACTCCCTGCTCTCAGCAAGCCTCTGAAGGTTGCCATGGAACCGGGCTGTACCGGTGAAAGATATCGCAAGCAGATGAAGGAGATCCTCACCCGCATGGGGTGTGAAATCGTCAACAAGACCGACGGATGCTGCGGTAACAAGACCCTTCCGATGATGGATGAGCGCGAGACCGAATGCAAAGGTGCAGACATCATCGTGGTCGCCTGCCCCAACTGTCAGAAGCGTTATGACGCCTACGAAGGCGGCATCCCGGTCCTGCACCTCACGGAACTCATCTCCTATGCAGCGGGGGATTTCTCTACCCTCGGATTCCACAAAATTCGGGCGGATATCTGA
- a CDS encoding 3-oxoadipate enol-lactonase PcaD, which yields MPFAEVNGIRMHYERAGQGEPIILVTGLAGSTAFWNKTVPLLTDSFDVITVDNRGAGITEYSGGFSIEDMADDIVALMDCLGLRKTHLLGWSMGSHISLNLAARYSERIISLTLVSSYLRRPARSAYILNALAESYRNGEISAEMVGRMMNVLLRTSGYFDSAEKAGRCINCPDPGPANGMYDQMSAVEDYNPSLDAGRITVPTLSVHGLEDIMTEPVCGDDLADKIPGCRRIRVPEEGHILRPESYIPAFREFVFAVKSNTDNGMD from the coding sequence ATGCCTTTCGCAGAGGTTAACGGTATTAGAATGCATTACGAGCGTGCCGGTCAGGGCGAACCGATCATCCTGGTCACAGGGCTCGCCGGCAGCACGGCATTCTGGAACAAGACCGTCCCCCTGCTGACAGATTCCTTCGATGTCATAACCGTAGACAACCGCGGAGCGGGGATCACCGAATACTCCGGCGGATTCTCTATAGAAGATATGGCTGACGATATCGTTGCATTGATGGACTGTCTGGGACTGCGGAAAACGCATCTCCTCGGATGGTCCATGGGCTCGCATATCTCGCTGAACCTGGCCGCCAGGTACTCCGAACGTATCATCAGCCTGACTCTGGTCTCATCATACCTGAGGAGGCCCGCAAGATCGGCATACATCCTCAACGCCCTGGCGGAATCCTACCGCAACGGGGAAATTTCGGCTGAAATGGTCGGCAGGATGATGAACGTGCTCCTCAGGACGAGCGGTTATTTCGACTCGGCCGAAAAAGCGGGCAGATGCATAAACTGCCCCGATCCGGGTCCGGCGAACGGTATGTACGATCAAATGAGCGCCGTTGAGGATTACAACCCCTCTTTGGATGCCGGCAGAATAACCGTACCCACCCTCTCCGTGCACGGTTTGGAGGACATCATGACAGAACCTGTATGCGGGGACGACCTGGCAGACAAAATCCCCGGCTGCAGGAGGATCCGTGTACCGGAAGAAGGCCACATCCTCCGTCCGGAATCTTACATCCCTGCCTTCAGGGAGTTCGTGTTCGCAGTGAAGTCAAATACCGACAACGGGATGGACTGA
- a CDS encoding 4Fe-4S ferredoxin iron-sulfur binding domain-containing protein — MGIVSGISVFLVNRVFNTRYRLARMTRKHPRFGRVVKRIAFDGDDMSVVPKAGTAHIKVDLNIEIENAGERNVVPTDLIKKVLMRSEKIFIMNFCLCRQSNKCKDFPVSSGCIFIGKGTDRISPKYGRFVTPEEACDYIDECDRLGLVHIIGRNKLDSIWLHTGKHTNLMTICNCCPCCCLWNMVRDIDGGIASTYRRMAGVDVSVDRDKCIGCGICMERCFVKAIAITDGKCVLDDVKCRACGRCSEECPVKAITLTYDPTVIDSEADRIYNLVNQ; from the coding sequence ATGGGTATTGTATCCGGCATCAGCGTGTTCCTGGTCAACAGGGTTTTCAACACCAGGTACAGGCTGGCCCGCATGACCCGTAAGCATCCCCGTTTCGGGAGGGTCGTCAAACGTATCGCCTTCGACGGCGACGACATGTCCGTGGTCCCCAAGGCAGGTACCGCCCATATCAAAGTCGATCTCAATATCGAGATAGAAAATGCCGGCGAGAGGAATGTGGTCCCCACGGATCTGATCAAAAAGGTACTGATGCGTTCGGAGAAGATATTCATCATGAACTTCTGCCTCTGCAGGCAGTCCAACAAATGCAAGGACTTTCCCGTTTCCAGCGGATGTATCTTCATCGGGAAGGGGACCGATAGGATCTCACCCAAGTACGGGAGGTTCGTGACCCCCGAAGAAGCCTGCGATTATATCGACGAATGCGACCGTCTGGGTCTTGTACACATCATCGGCCGCAACAAGCTCGACAGCATCTGGTTGCACACGGGCAAACACACCAATCTGATGACCATCTGCAACTGCTGCCCCTGCTGCTGTCTTTGGAACATGGTCAGGGATATCGACGGCGGGATCGCCTCGACCTATCGCCGCATGGCCGGGGTGGATGTTTCCGTGGATCGGGACAAATGCATAGGCTGCGGTATATGCATGGAGAGGTGCTTCGTCAAGGCCATCGCCATCACCGACGGAAAATGCGTCCTGGATGATGTCAAGTGCAGGGCATGCGGAAGGTGCTCGGAGGAATGCCCGGTCAAGGCAATCACACTCACCTATGACCCTACCGTCATCGATTCCGAAGCTGACAGGATCTACAATCTTGTCAACCAGTAA
- a CDS encoding transmembrane protein — protein MPKGHVVKSREYSRNSRFNEILIAVMYILFGAITAICGQAMLNIIVEAVGILFIVVGVISFTLVKNIESSLLFFILGIVFLILGLYGLAADIIRIIFGAIIVLAGIVILLGTQPSFMGYELPKTGSIVSIALGAVLIVVGIIAAINWGDSFSIFIRIIGIIILAVGVIDLMKAAGIKM, from the coding sequence ATGCCAAAGGGACACGTCGTGAAAAGCAGGGAATACTCCCGCAATTCGCGTTTCAACGAGATCCTCATAGCAGTGATGTACATCCTCTTCGGAGCCATCACAGCTATCTGCGGTCAGGCCATGCTGAACATCATCGTCGAAGCGGTCGGTATCCTCTTCATCGTGGTGGGAGTCATCAGTTTCACACTCGTCAAGAACATAGAATCCAGTCTGCTGTTCTTCATCCTCGGTATCGTTTTCCTGATACTGGGTCTGTACGGATTGGCGGCTGACATCATCAGGATTATATTCGGGGCCATCATCGTGCTCGCCGGAATCGTCATCCTGCTGGGAACCCAGCCCTCGTTCATGGGTTACGAGCTTCCCAAGACCGGTTCCATCGTTAGCATCGCTCTCGGTGCCGTGCTCATTGTTGTCGGAATCATCGCTGCCATCAACTGGGGCGACAGTTTCAGCATCTTCATCCGCATTATCGGTATCATCATACTCGCGGTGGGTGTCATCGACCTGATGAAGGCCGCCGGCATCAAAATGTGA
- a CDS encoding transglutaminase domain-containing protein, with amino-acid sequence MNSRVLEHKRSNLVRLILALAAILALASVTYFVLESDETDAAMADGKTYYYDQLTPLEKDIIDNFTPQEVFINDNPERPAGLAISCTMPFHSSIIGMTQESALATYKTAMDKMMNVLPWEKVGNYYYGTYWDFNYVDALHVDGKITQGKIKFTCYGVVDSYGNTLGAINTKVNELKDFVDGYKPTSTSNPYLTVKSIHDYVCDTLSYTTERPIPEGMHLRNAATALIGDHIVVCEGYAKAFKILCDKYDIPCIIVTGTTDDPEERHMWNYVQMDDEKWYLVDCTWDDQTTRVYTYFLVGSTNTGFDEKTIATDHVIDTKEHGLLPVPALNATAFDSTYYDSHFEIKFLNWDDSIFSRTVYEADATIVLPATNPTREPDVRYTYSFNCWSSDGTNPATITTATGHAVYKALYNSTLRDYEIKFFDTDGKTQIGETVIGHYDDTITDPVLPANYLVIEWETHDKVTGDMNIKATKSVTNISGAVTFNTTSTNVTVGNTELAAAKAGTKPLTINLLNGKVVFDDTAKQALTGDQTLTLEEKSFAILRSSVQSALKNAVVYSITFGSNNSVFETGKATVSVDFTPRSGQDESNIMLYYVDGDKITEVPSTYADGKLTFTTNHFSTYAIQIPQVTPDIMKLIQENWILIAILLFAVIGMALSYRFG; translated from the coding sequence ATGAACAGCAGGGTCCTTGAACATAAACGTTCCAACCTTGTCAGATTGATTCTGGCCCTCGCGGCCATACTGGCATTGGCATCCGTAACGTATTTCGTTCTGGAAAGCGACGAAACGGATGCCGCGATGGCGGACGGAAAGACATACTATTATGATCAACTCACGCCGCTCGAGAAAGACATCATCGACAATTTCACTCCACAAGAGGTATTCATTAACGATAATCCAGAACGTCCCGCCGGACTGGCAATCAGCTGTACAATGCCATTCCACAGCAGCATCATAGGGATGACCCAAGAGTCAGCATTGGCCACCTATAAAACAGCCATGGACAAGATGATGAACGTGCTGCCCTGGGAGAAGGTTGGCAACTACTATTACGGAACCTACTGGGACTTCAACTATGTCGATGCCCTGCATGTCGATGGAAAAATCACTCAGGGGAAAATCAAATTCACCTGCTACGGTGTCGTGGATAGCTACGGAAACACCTTGGGAGCAATCAACACTAAGGTCAATGAACTGAAGGATTTCGTTGATGGCTACAAGCCCACATCAACATCTAATCCTTACCTCACGGTAAAATCCATTCACGATTACGTCTGCGATACATTGTCCTACACTACCGAAAGGCCCATACCGGAGGGGATGCACCTCCGTAACGCCGCAACTGCCCTTATAGGAGACCATATTGTCGTCTGCGAAGGTTATGCCAAGGCTTTCAAAATCCTCTGTGACAAGTACGACATACCCTGCATAATCGTAACAGGTACCACAGATGATCCTGAGGAACGCCACATGTGGAACTACGTCCAGATGGATGATGAGAAATGGTATCTCGTCGACTGTACCTGGGATGATCAGACTACGAGGGTATACACCTACTTCCTGGTCGGCTCCACCAACACCGGTTTTGATGAAAAGACCATCGCAACGGATCACGTGATAGACACCAAAGAACACGGTCTTCTTCCAGTCCCCGCATTGAATGCCACCGCTTTCGATTCCACCTATTATGACAGCCACTTCGAGATCAAATTCCTGAACTGGGATGACAGCATCTTCTCCAGGACCGTATACGAAGCGGATGCGACTATCGTCCTTCCTGCCACCAATCCGACCCGTGAACCGGACGTAAGGTATACCTATTCCTTCAATTGCTGGAGCAGCGACGGAACCAACCCTGCGACAATCACCACCGCTACGGGACATGCTGTATACAAGGCGCTGTATAACTCCACGCTCAGAGACTATGAAATCAAATTCTTCGATACGGACGGAAAGACCCAGATTGGTGAGACTGTAATCGGTCACTACGATGATACGATTACTGATCCCGTACTACCTGCAAACTATCTGGTCATCGAGTGGGAAACCCACGACAAGGTCACAGGCGATATGAACATCAAGGCAACCAAGAGCGTTACCAACATCTCCGGTGCCGTCACGTTCAACACCACCTCGACGAATGTCACAGTCGGAAACACCGAACTCGCCGCCGCAAAGGCAGGGACCAAGCCCCTGACCATCAACCTGCTGAACGGAAAGGTCGTCTTCGATGACACTGCCAAGCAGGCCCTCACCGGCGACCAGACCCTCACCCTCGAAGAGAAGTCATTCGCCATCCTCCGTTCTTCCGTGCAGAGCGCACTGAAGAACGCCGTGGTCTACAGCATCACCTTCGGATCCAACAACTCCGTGTTCGAGACCGGTAAGGCCACGGTCTCGGTAGACTTCACCCCCCGCAGCGGACAGGATGAATCCAACATCATGCTGTATTATGTGGACGGCGACAAGATCACCGAGGTGCCCAGCACTTACGCCGACGGCAAGCTGACCTTCACCACCAACCACTTCTCCACCTACGCCATCCAGATCCCCCAGGTGACCCCTGACATAATGAAACTGATCCAGGAGAACTGGATCCTCATTGCCATCCTCCTGTTCGCCGTAATAGGAATGGCTCTGTCTTACAGATTCGGATGA
- a CDS encoding peptidyl-prolyl cis-trans isomerase FKBP-type, with amino-acid sequence MADAKKVIRLNYKAYMADADRLYDTTYEQDAKDAGIYNEKVKYQPMAYIVGSKKLFPALDKAISEAKVGEEFTVEIPAEEGAGARNPKLVETHSIKEFYRQEINPYPGLTVSLGNKTGVVLSVGAGRVKVDFNNALAGHDLKYVMTIAEEITDDAEKAKAIIEADFAAADDFKFEFPGDKVVVTLPEITKFHQEWPVARFRVVSDLRETFGVDTVEFVEIWSAAKKE; translated from the coding sequence ATGGCAGACGCAAAGAAAGTTATCCGCCTTAACTACAAGGCATACATGGCAGACGCAGACAGGCTTTACGACACCACCTACGAGCAGGACGCAAAGGATGCCGGAATCTACAACGAGAAAGTCAAATACCAGCCCATGGCCTACATCGTAGGATCCAAGAAGCTGTTCCCCGCCCTCGACAAGGCAATCTCTGAGGCAAAAGTCGGCGAGGAGTTCACCGTCGAGATCCCCGCAGAGGAGGGAGCCGGAGCAAGGAACCCCAAGCTCGTCGAGACCCACTCCATCAAAGAGTTCTACAGGCAGGAGATCAACCCCTACCCCGGACTCACCGTCTCTCTCGGAAACAAGACCGGTGTCGTCCTCTCCGTCGGAGCAGGCCGTGTAAAGGTCGACTTCAACAACGCTCTCGCCGGTCACGACCTCAAATACGTCATGACCATCGCCGAGGAGATCACCGACGACGCAGAGAAGGCAAAGGCCATCATCGAGGCCGACTTCGCAGCCGCCGACGACTTCAAGTTCGAGTTCCCCGGAGACAAGGTCGTTGTGACCCTCCCCGAGATCACCAAGTTCCACCAGGAGTGGCCCGTCGCAAGGTTCAGGGTCGTCTCCGACCTCCGCGAGACCTTCGGTGTCGACACCGTCGAGTTCGTCGAGATCTGGTCCGCAGCCAAGAAGGAGTGA
- a CDS encoding amidase: MRRALVIIDYQNDFVTGSLGSDDAKVLESVLHGHVSDSLARGEDVYFTMDTHDTGYAFTDEGRHIPVAHCLKGTEGWEIYGSLRGFSERCTVLEKGTFGSTELAEIIRDKGYDEVEVCGVATNICVLANAVLIKAYAPECRVIVDRRHVASYDRSLGESALKVMASMCIDVTGDENQ; this comes from the coding sequence ATGCGCAGGGCACTGGTCATCATAGACTATCAGAACGATTTCGTCACCGGCTCGTTGGGCAGCGACGACGCCAAGGTGTTGGAATCAGTTTTGCATGGTCACGTATCAGACTCTTTGGCCCGCGGAGAGGATGTCTATTTCACCATGGACACGCACGATACCGGTTATGCTTTCACCGATGAGGGCAGGCATATCCCTGTCGCTCACTGCCTGAAAGGCACCGAAGGGTGGGAGATCTACGGTTCCCTCCGGGGGTTCTCGGAGAGATGCACAGTTCTCGAGAAAGGAACCTTCGGAAGCACCGAGCTTGCAGAGATCATCCGTGATAAGGGCTATGATGAAGTCGAGGTGTGCGGAGTCGCCACCAACATATGTGTGCTCGCCAATGCGGTGCTCATCAAGGCCTATGCACCGGAATGCAGAGTGATCGTGGACCGCCGCCATGTGGCGTCTTATGACCGTTCCCTGGGAGAATCCGCATTGAAAGTGATGGCATCCATGTGCATAGATGTGACCGGAGATGAGAACCAATGA
- a CDS encoding transmembrane protein: MTDENYGKCDVCRYCSHKGENWECGLHGKSVAPKDSCGAYRPGCCENCSHCTVTDGNGTCDRTGEEVFVLGVCDFYDPSGRRTQ, from the coding sequence ATGACCGATGAGAACTACGGGAAATGCGATGTTTGCAGGTACTGCTCGCACAAAGGTGAGAACTGGGAATGCGGTCTTCACGGCAAGTCGGTCGCACCCAAGGATTCATGCGGCGCATACCGTCCCGGATGCTGCGAGAACTGCAGCCACTGCACCGTGACCGACGGGAACGGAACCTGCGACAGGACCGGGGAGGAAGTCTTCGTGCTCGGCGTCTGCGATTTCTACGATCCCAGCGGAAGACGCACTCAGTAA
- a CDS encoding transmembrane protein translates to MSHSVEDLIASYMSQSPVAFAAMAIVTGEEEHAVDRNAAKMADDENEHGAVNGDPACDYCCCTDRGTCATPAQHIACWGGLVVTCICCCYCTNGFGGLYTYWPL, encoded by the coding sequence ATGTCACACTCCGTTGAAGATTTAATCGCATCCTACATGAGTCAGTCCCCCGTCGCTTTCGCAGCGATGGCAATCGTAACCGGCGAAGAAGAGCACGCCGTCGACAGGAACGCCGCTAAAATGGCCGATGACGAGAACGAGCACGGAGCCGTCAACGGAGATCCCGCCTGCGACTACTGCTGCTGTACCGACAGGGGTACCTGCGCCACTCCCGCACAGCACATTGCCTGCTGGGGAGGACTCGTCGTTACCTGTATCTGCTGCTGCTACTGCACCAACGGATTCGGCGGACTCTACACCTACTGGCCCCTTTGA